The Larus michahellis chromosome 9, bLarMic1.1, whole genome shotgun sequence genome contains the following window.
TGGTCATTAGAATATCAGCGCTGTGCATAATTTCAGCAGGGTTACATAGCTCTCTTCTAATGtgcagggacaaggggacagattatagtaatttttcctgaaaatggaAAGGCAAGGAAGGTGCAGTGTTGTTAAATCACTCCTAAGGCGGTCAGTAGCTGCTGGAAGGGGCAGCCCCATTCTCCCTTCCTTCTTGCTCCATGCTCCCACCGCTCTTGTTTGTCAGTGAGGGAAGGTCTGACTGCACAAGTTGGATCAGCTAACAAAATTCACCTGGAGTTGTGTAATTCAGAGAtgtattggtttttttcctaaggaatAGGGGTGGTGGCAGACAAAACCTTAGCTTAAATTTgatacaaaaaaaagaattttcctttcaACATCTCAGTATAAGAAGCACATGTGAACACGTTTCTTGGTTAAGCAGAATATTTATTAGCAAATTGATAGTATGAGTTGAAATACGTTCAAATATGTAACTGCTGCgatatattcaaatatatttgaacaatagattaaatatcttttttgttCTAGAAGTTGAATGTTGATTATACGTGTATCAGAAACGACACTTGTCTTCCCTGTCTGAAATCTGTACTAGAGAGCCTCTTGAAAGTAGTTCAGCTTCTAACTAACCTTTCAGAGCACGTCTGCACGCTGCTattcccagctgcagagctgggataAAATAGAGCTTGAATAGCAGTGAACACTTGTAAAATGGTATCTCACAAAtcacacaattttttattttttttttactatgcaCTTTCTTTTGCCTTCCAGTATCTAGTGGCTTAGCTGTGATTTGAAAGCCTTTAGCATTTTCTAAAAAGCTAGTTAAGACATTGTATGAAAGCTACTGAGTTTTCTTAGTTGTTTGCCACAGCACCTGTAATTCAGCATGGTAATTCTTCAGTTATCAATTAACAGTCCATACAAAATTGCTGTATGTGTTCAGAAGCGGATTTAGAACTGCTGCAAGAGCCATATTGAGAACTTCTGGCGTGTTCAAACACTCAGTAATGTGGCAGTCATTTTTTAATACATAACACTTATCTCTCTTTTGTTTTATTCATGATAATAATGATGTCTGAGCAAATGTCAGGTGGAAGAGATTTCTTAAAGTCAGATTCCAGACACTGAATATTAATCTTTACTCCGCAATCTCCAGCATAGTTAAAGCAAACAATTTCTGTAGTGTTTGAAGTTGCAAATGCTAAAGTTACCCAGCTGCAGTTTTGTTATCTGTATAACACATGGAAATGCACAAACGGTAGTTGCAGGCAATACTTACTGCTTTTATTTAGCTTGACAGAAAAAGTAAACTGGACTTTATAATAAATACTAATTCATCTAAGTGGAAACTACTGCAGGTACTATATTTTGAATTCTATTTACCTTTCTCTCCAGTGCAAGGCATACATCTATTTAGAAATTTATTACCCCCAAAAAATTGCATTCTTGTCGTAATTGGTCCAAGGAAAAGTTTTGTAAATCATATGAGTCCTTATAGTTGAATTGAGAGCTCAGGAATGTAAAGACAGAAACCGGGAAGCTGCCCTGGCCTGCATCTCTCCTCATCTCGCAGTTGAGAAACTCAGAATAAGAGAGCTGAGATCATGAAATGTGTGATTCTAAGTCATAACTTCCACTTCAGCCATCCAAATCTCTCTGCTTCTACAGCTTGGGCACAATGTTGGGGATTCTTTATTCACTAGGTGAAGggcactaaaaataaaatagttattgGTCTTGAGGAAAGGCAACAGATGAGGCAGAATGCATGCCTTTTGCCAGGTTTTGTTTCAACCTGAGATGCTACCCCAGATGGTAAGGAAGAAAGAACATCCAGGCGCAGCCTGGCTTCCGTGGCAGAGCTGGCGGTGTCAGGCTCTTTGCAGAGAGAGACGCGCTCCCTTCCTGGAGGGGGGAGCCTGGGGCAGCTGGCGTTTTGCGTGGGATTCTGCATTAAAAGGGAATTCCACCATGCCAACTTGCAGGCTCTCCATAGTGCACCGAGAGGAGCTTTGCATGATCGTGTATCCCCCAGTGTAACAGCTCCGCCATGTTAACACGGGCTAAAAAGGGTGTATTTCATCCAGTAGAACTCCTTaaggaaaagcaaacctttcGCTCAAAGATTTCCAAGGTTAAACAAACAACTGAATTCAAGGCAAATACTTCAGGGAGTCGGATATTAAAAACTGTATCAGAGTTAACAATACTTAATGAAAAGCAGAGAACACAAATACTTAGGCAGGTGGAGACACTTGTATCAACGGCTTTTGTATCACAGACTATGTAAAAGCTACGTACGGTGCGTGTTTCTAAGATCAGTAGAGAACATACTCTTCGGCTCTAAAAAGCATCCCATGGGCTGTGAGACTGTGCTTTTCACTTCTgtatttattctttgcttttaaatcaaGATGCGCTAATTTGCGCTCCTTATCACATAGTGTCATGACTCAATAGTCAGCATGGATGGTTCCGTGTTTCTgtacagctgaagaaaatgtcaAGTACAAAGAAATGCTCTGCTCTCCTGATACAAATTAGCTCATCACGTAAATGGTGAAAATGAGAACTTTGACCCTATTATAGTAGAATGTAAGACAGTGGATTAACACTTCAGGCTTCTAATTAATCACAGTGTGTCTCATCCTCTCGACTGTAGCCGAGTAGGCCATTCTTCTAACTTGAGCCAACAGGTGTCCAGCATTAACGTGTCCCTGTCGGAGCTGCTTCTGTGCAGCTATCAGCACAGATGACAGTGTTGCAATTCTGGATGTTTCAAAAGTCCGTTTCAGAAATACTCAGAAACATCATTACACTTGAACTATAATTTTATTGTGTGAagacttaaaaaacccacaaaacttaAATTCTAAGAACTGAATAACACTCTGCGCTGCTTATGCTATTTTTCTCATGCAGAAAAAGTATGCAGAACAGTACTTATTATGGTTTCTTTCTTCTATAACATGCACAAAGTATTTATTACAAACTAATTGCAATTATTAATTTTACAGCTTTACTGAAATGGGAATTTCAGAAGTTGTTATGCACATACCAAATTTATTTTAAGATGATACAAATTAATCTACGTCTGGTATCACTTCTCAGGTAAAACTACTACAATAAGAATACATATTTAAACTACTTAATTTTTATTCCAACTTTTACACTATGTTTTAAGAGGAACACTGCAAATAAATTGAAGTCATTGAGTCAACAGACACTATTGCTGATGccataaaatatttctatattagCATCTCTCTTCCCAGGTTTAATGCATCTGAAATTCAAACAAAACTGAGCTTCTATCACCATCAAAAGCCAAACTAAGAAATTTTCTCCAGAGAAAGACACAGTATGTCGCTTTCAAAAAGAACTATCTTAGGGCGATGTGCCACTGCTACAGGCTGCACACAAACCGCAGCTGGTTTCCCCTGACCTGGTGTGTTTCCTAAAATGTAAGAGACAAATTTCAGTGATGGAAAAAGTATACTAGTATATATTCAgacaaaagaatgagaaagaaatttaATCTAAGATTTACAGTTATGTATTCAGGCAAAAGAACGAGAAAGAAATTTAATCTAAGATCTACAGACTCTAAACAAACTCTGTATAATATGCTTTCATTATTCATAAAAGGTATTCCCTTTTTCAATTCATACTACAGATAAACAGCAATGGACTGTAATACTGATTCTCCAGATATCTATAAAACAGTGGAATAAGAAAACTGAAGTCTAACTGAACTTGTTACACAGCATTACTGGACTTTCAAACCACACGCATCATCAGTAGGGATGGTAACGGGGCCCTGGGTTGTAGGAGTTGTAGCCATAGTGGGAGGAGTACGATTGTCCTTGTCTGTGCTGCTGGTAGTTATTGCCCCAACTTCTTTCTGGCCTCTGATTAGATCTGTAGTCACCTTGCCAGTTGTATCTGTCCCCTCTAAAATATCTGCCATCTTGAAACCTGCAACGAAAAGAAATGTCAAAGATTCACGTAAACTGTGACTTCTTGAAAGGTAAATAATAGTGAACTCCtaaattttacagttttcatGAAAACTGTCATGTAAGTCTTTATACGCTCAATTACTGATAGTTTTTTATGAAAAACTGATGAAAACATATCTACAGTCATCTGAGATCATTCATTAATTTCTTACTGCTACCCAACACGCTATTTGCTAAGCCACAGAAGGACAGTCTGTTTCCTAACACAAAGTATTCACAGGTATTAGGTGAACTGCTGGAACTCCGAATAGAGACTCAAACAGACCATGTATCTAAAAAGCAACCACAAGATACATCTGTAGCTGTATCAAAGCCAGGGTCAATCTAGTAGCTTCATGGTTGAAAGCTGTGGCAAAGCAGGCTTAAGTACAATTTAGCTACCTAACCAGACAGAGTCCTGGAATTTGCATATTCCCTAAAATCCAtaccaacactgttttcacaATGGTGTGGTGTAGACAAACAACGTTTACATGAGGTTCAGTTTGTGCCCAGAGTGTAGATGTAAGAGTTCATTAGTTCAAAGAACCACAGTTTTGTAAGAACATCTCCTTAAAcaatcatggggttttttttaatcttagaaatCAATTCTGTGTTTAACTTAATGACAAGCTTCCAGGGTGAGAAAAAGTTAGAACGTTGTCCTTTTCTTCATGTAAGGCACAAATCCTAT
Protein-coding sequences here:
- the RAMAC gene encoding RNA guanine-N7 methyltransferase activating subunit isoform X2: MTSLVDMPLNYEKMFAHRFTSDDEEYQEYLKRPADPPPIVEEWRNRSGGNQRNRDRFQDGRYFRGDRYNWQGDYRSNQRPERSWGNNYQQHRQGQSYSSHYGYNSYNPGPRYHPY